In Gossypium arboreum isolate Shixiya-1 chromosome 5, ASM2569848v2, whole genome shotgun sequence, a single genomic region encodes these proteins:
- the LOC108452778 gene encoding VQ motif-containing protein 1-like: MAAKGMSHENVKVVLIGTQYVETDPVSFKSVVQRLTGKDCCVSWIEESSFSGIKTETKVHGKVAAERPCGTATVGVGTGGVPLLTKGFSFKDLDRMIMEAPPMDEFKWLWDD; encoded by the coding sequence ATGGCGGCAAAGGGTATGTCTCATGAAAATGTTAAAGTTGTTCTGATTGGTACTCAGTACGTTGAAACAGACCCCGTCAGCTTCAAATCTGTAGTTCAAAGGCTTACAGGCAAGGATTGTTGCGTTTCATGGATCGAGGAGAGTTCATTTTCCGGTATTAAAACCGAAACAAAAGTCCATGGGAAGGTTGCAGCTGAAAGGCCATGTGGCACCGCTACTGTAGGCGTCGGCACTGGTGGTGTTCCCTTGTTAACCAAGGGTTTTTCTTTCAAAGACTTGGATAGAATGATCATGGAAGCGCCACCAATGGACGAGTTTAAGTGGTTGTGGGATGACTAA
- the LOC108452511 gene encoding glucan endo-1,3-beta-glucosidase 10, giving the protein MIHVFLLFSLCFSDYGFIQGVTSLGINYGQVGDNLPPPDKVLDLLTALKLTKARIYDTNPQVLTTFANSNIELIVTVENQMLPVVMDPQQALQWVSTHIKPYFPATKITGVAVGNEIFTDDDTSLLGYLVPAIVSIHGALVQLGLDKYIQVSTPNSLAVLEVSYPPSAGSFKGEVSGVMSQFLQFLSSTGSPFWINAYPYFAYKDSPNKISLDYALFNKNPGMVDPYTKLHYDNMLYAQVDAVVYAMSRLGYGGIEVRVSETGWPSKGDSNEVGATVQNAAVYNRNLLRRQMSNEGTPLRPNMRLEVYLFALFNEDMKPGPTSERNYGLFQPDGTMAYNVGLSALATSSSTSSASISLTSSATKASKVEYQSLVYCMFLYLLTFQVLMRRQH; this is encoded by the exons ATGATTCATGTTTTCCTTCTATTTTCTCTCTGTTTTTCAG ATTATGGGTTTATACAAGGAGTTACATCTCTAGGTATCAATTACGGTCAAGTTGGCGACAATTTGCCTCCACCCGACAAGGTTCTTGATCTCTTGACCGCCCTTAAGCTCACAAAAGCAAGAATCTACGACACCAATCCTCAGGTTTTAACCACATTTGCCAACTCCAACATTGAGCTTATCGTCACAGTTGAAAACCAAATGTTACCTGTCGTAATGGATCCCCAACAAGCACTTCAATGGGTTAGTACCCATATCAAGCCTTATTTTCCTGCCACCAAGATCACCGGGGTCGCCGTAGGAAATGAGATCTTCACCGACGACGACACATCACTGCTAGGGTATCTTGTCCCCGCCATTGTCAGTATCCATGGTGCTTTAGTTCAATTAGGACTGGATAAGTACATTCAGGTTTCGACCCCCAATTCATTAGCGGTTCTGGAGGTATCTTACCCTCCTTCCGCTGGTAGTTTCAAGGGGGAGGTCTCGGGTGTCATGTCACAATTTTTGCAATTTTTATCAAGCACCGGTTCCCCATTTTGGATCAATGCCTACCCATATTTTGCTTACAAGGATTCCCCCAACAAGATTTCCTTGGACTATGCTCTTTTCAACAAGAACCCAGGGATGGTCGACCCTTACACCAAGCTACACTACGACAACATGTTATACGCGCAGGTTGACGCTGTTGTTTATGCCATGTCTAGGTTGGGTTACGGTGGGATCGAGGTGAGGGTTTCCGAGACGGGGTGGCCGTCTAAAGGGGACTCTAATGAAGTCGGAGCTACCGTCCAGAATGCAGCTGTTTACAACAGGAATTTGTTGAGAAGGCAGATGAGTAATGAGGGGACACCTCTGCGACCAAACATGAGGTTGGAAGTGTATTTGTTTGCTTTGTTCAATGAAGATATGAAGCCCGGACCGACCTCTGAAAGGAACTACGGTCTCTTTCAGCCTGATGGAACCATGGCTTACAATGTGGGCCTCTCTGCCTTGGCCACTTCTTCATCAACTTCATCGGCTTCCATTTCTCTTACTTCCTCTGCCACCAAG GCGTCAAAGGTGGAATATCAAAGCTTGGTGTACTGCATGTTTTTGTATTTGCTGACTTTCCAAGTTTTGATGAGAAGACAACATTAG